A single window of Gossypium arboreum isolate Shixiya-1 chromosome 13, ASM2569848v2, whole genome shotgun sequence DNA harbors:
- the LOC108462343 gene encoding UPF0481 protein At3g47200-like translates to MDTIIEMPAEPLNFLEEKMKEFDSALHEVQNQEAQGSTPPQTTKPLIQRVSPLLLDKMVDFQKCFEPRLVALGPLHHGNAKLQRAEQSKLKFAALFVNENETNRDDLFDKVKAEIGDLRKCYNPEDIAAYDDEMLAWMLFVDGCAVLCAVRYENQLPYKLLKILIGSAKDPEIWEKSITDFVAENLMTNIKQKSKHVADNKDYAHLLERLRDELLTGKEMKIDSSVIGRMLLSCGDNRKHRKTFRSVAT, encoded by the exons ATGGATACAATTATCGAAATGCCTGCAGAGCCATTGAATTTCCTGGAGGAAAAGATGAAGGAATTTGATTCAGCCTTGCATGAAGTCCAGAACCAAGAAGCACAAGGTTCAACACCTCCTCAAACAACCAAACCTTTGATACAAAGAGTTTCACCACTCTTACTCGATAAGATGGTGGATTTTCAGAAATGTTTCGAACCAAGGCTGGTAGCTCTCGGCCCTTTGCACCACGGTAACGCCAAGCTCCAGCGTGCCGAGCAGTCCAAGCTTAAATTCGCCGCTCTCTTCGTGAATGAGAACGAGACTAACCGTGATGACCTGTTCGACAAGGTCAAGGCGGAGATAGGTGATTTGAGGAAGTGTTATAACCCGGAGGACATTGCTGCTTATGACGATGAAATGCTGGCTTGGATGTTGTTCGTTGATGGTTGTGCAGTGCTGTGTGCTGTACGCTATG aaaaccaacttccgtACAAGCTGCTTAAGATATTGATTGGCTCAGCCAAAGATCCCGAAATATGGGAAAAATCAATCACAGACTTTGTAGCTGAGAACCTTATGACAAACATAAAGCAGAAGAGCAAACATGTAGCTGATAATAAAGATTATGCGCACCTTTTGGAGCGGTTACGTGACGAGCTCCTGACAGGGAAGGAAATGAAGATAGACAGTAGCGTGATTGGTCGGATGCTGCTGTCTTGCGGAGACAATCGCAAACATAGGAAAACGTTTCgaagtgtagcgacgtaa
- the LOC108463364 gene encoding uncharacterized protein LOC108463364, whose translation MDRGYDDGVSCVTAGFAAASAVASASAVDASFRTGSDHDSSPLFGLISITSPYCHHHCSMKSPDLYVFDCKEYEYLMEPVVSSLLNLHLKSSVSSFLDCLWLFKLYEEFGLI comes from the exons ATGGATCGTGGTTATGATGATGGCGTTAGCTGCGTCACTGCTGGTTTTGCCGCTGCTTCTGCCGTCGCTTCCGCCTCCGCCGTCGATGCTTCTTTTCGTACCGGTTCTGATCATGATTCTTCTCCTCTTTTTGGCCTTATCTCCATCACAAGCCCCTACTGCCATCACCACTGCAGTATGAAATCTCCAGATTTGTATGTATTTGATTGCAAGGAATATGAATATCTCAT GGAACCAGTTGTCTCTTCATTGCTTAACCTTCATCTCAAGTCCAGCGTTAGCAGCTTTTTGGACTGCCTTTGGCTATTCAAATTATATGAGGAATTTGGTCTTATTTGA